In one window of Mercurialis annua linkage group LG4, ddMerAnnu1.2, whole genome shotgun sequence DNA:
- the LOC126677539 gene encoding E3 ubiquitin-protein ligase HOS1 isoform X2 yields MEQNLMNGRISPPTSVNRGRTARPTSTPLQPNYSSRAVQEALEHLACVNLIELCSEAKVEHCRATRDLRSCGRYVHSALISCGHASLCSECSQRCDLCPICRIPLPKNGNRLRLRLYYECIEAGLLSKTCDERFQEKEDGEDQLAADVQRLYSLFDVALDSNLVSMICHYVTDVCMDESAVSSDPVVAFLLDEVVVKDWCKRTFRSILLELQELYNLEGEEIKSQSNVLVKFSGHLAGLSNVLEVLESSFKGNLSAQLHDLQILQESILKTKQHMEIMKWCIRHQFLENVESRHDNFTSWRSIVRQRKSAATSRSWPDVVNQSADSSMQSGSLFIEDALSNFEIEQGYIQNIGEEMELASLQKDRGSFFRSKIEGVAGCYPFESLRAAVDVLFLHGSSDMVVAKQAILLYYFFDRHWTMPDETLRDIIEDFAATFGITRHALFESLVFYLLDDHKDEALKKACELLPEISSPSTHPKIVQVLLEREAPEAALMVLRCSGRDGSQMVTLREAVTAIRVRVECGLLTEAYMHQRMLCAKVKEKKRKDGLPEDSTTKLKGDYKTWEDWVEVLVSEICCLCIKIKLVDRMIELPWSLDEEKHIHKCLLECAIDDPSSTTGNLLVVFYLQRYRYGEAYQVDLELQNVERDFISKHSVDKEILSRMRSASNWRAGLVAKSIELLPQSQQQLAKAGKLSPDSYNISGEQVEMPTKSDLPTVQLPNSSSILIPPYDGSSPLLQTNNTTPFISSVLETPIPSKSVNKPHFEVGNIELSSRPHERSSTQVRFHRSARYDGTPTHGFPRGSPMSSTPLKDINRTSSKVLPDNRLFHGQMDKLSPAMEQNGFSYMSPQAPRSSHRITTNPIAMSHGSRGFPKDSARSSSKEIHSLRPDDGSWNIISGDDLMDTGARERSFTNEGNVNGGPRWRSDESSDEEGEYNLEKAVGGASITTARRGIRRSRFAKR; encoded by the exons ATGGAGCAAAACCTTATGAACGGTCGGATTTCACCTCCCACCTCCGTAAATCGCGGCAGAACCGCTAGACCAACGAGTACGCCTCTCCAGCCTAACTACAGTAGCCGAGCTGTTCAA GAAGCATTGGAACACTTAGCATGTGTTAATTTAATCGAGTTATGCAGCGAAGCGAAAGTCGAGCATTGTCGTGCAACTAGAGATTTACGAAGTTGTGGACGCTATGTACATTCTGCATTGATCTCATGTGGGCATGCCTCGTTATGTTCAGAATGCAGTCAACGGTGTGATCTTTGTCCAATATGTAGAATCCCTCTTCCAAAGAATGGCAATAGGCTCCGACTTCGCCTATACTACGAGTGTATAGAGGCTGGCCTTCTTTCTAAAACGTGTGATGAAAGGTTTCAGGAGAAAGAAGACGGAGAGGATCAATTGGCTGCTGATGTTCAACGGctttactctttatttgatGTTGCTCTGGATAGTAACTTGGTTTCTATGATCTGTCACT ATGTAACAGATGTTTGTATGGATGAAAGTGCCGTGTCCAGCGACCCTGTTGTTGCTTTCTTGTTGGACGAAGTTGTTGTGAAGGATTGGTGCAAGCGAACATTCAGAAGCATTTTATTGGAACTCCAAGAGCTAT ATAACCTTGAAGGAGAAGAAATAAAGTCTCAGTCGAATGTTCTTGTTAAGTTTTCAGGACATCTGGCTGGATTGTCTAATGTTCTAGAAGTTTTGGAGTCATCATTTAAGGGTAATCTTTCAGCACAGCTTCATGACTTGCAGATCCTTCAAGAGAGCATTTTGAAGACAAAGCAG CATATGGAGATTATGAAATGGTGTATAAGGCACCAATTTTTGGAGAATGTCGAGTCTCGTCATGATAACTTTACGTCATGGCGTTCTATTGTTCGTCAGAGAAAATCAGCTGCAACTTCACGTTCTTGGCCAGATGTAGTAAATCAATCTGCGGACTCTAGTATGCAATCTGGTTCCTTGTTCATTGAAGATGCTTTGTCAAATTTTGAGATAGAACAGggatatatacaaaatataggAGAGGAAATGGAACTTGCATCTTTGCAGAAGGATCGGGGGTCATTTTTTAGGTCCAAGATAGAGGGGGTGGCAGGATGCTATCCATTTGAAAGTCTTCGAGCTGCAGTTGATGTGCTCTTTCTGCATGGGAGTTCTGATATGGTGGTTGCAAAGCAAGCAATT TTACTTTATTACTTTTTTGATCGTCATTGGACAATGCCTGATGAAACTTTGAGGGACATCATAGAAGACTTTGCAGCTACATTTGGTATAACCAGGCATGCATTATTTGAATCGCTGGTCTTTTATCTTCTAGATGACCACAAAGATGAAGCTCTTAAG aaAGCATGTGAACTTCTTCCTGAGATCTCAAGCCCATCAACTCATCCTAAGATCGTTCAAGTGTTGTTAGAGAGGGAAGCACCTGAAGCAGCTTTAATGGTCTTACGGTGCTCTGGACGTGATGGCTCTCAAATGGTTACACTTAGGGAGGCTGTTACAGCAATTCGGGTGAGGGTTGAGTGTGGACTTCTGACTGAAGCATACATGCATCAGAGAATGCTTTGTGCCAAAGTCAAGGAAAAAAAGCGGAAGGATGGACTGCCTGAAGACTCTACCACTAAGTTAAAAGGTGATTACAAGACTTGGGAGGACTGGGTGGAGGTGTTAGTAAGTGAGATTTGTTGTCTTTGCATCAAGATCAAATTGGTTGACCGCATGATAGAGTTGCCCTGGAGCTTAGATGAGGAAAAACATATTCATAAATGTCTTCTAGAATGTGCAATCGATGATCCTTCGTCAACCACCGGAAATCTTCTTGTTGTATTTTATCTTCAG cgttacaGATATGGTGAAGCATACCAAGTTGACCTGGAACTTCAGAATGTAGAGCGAGATTTTATTTCAAAGCATTCTGTCGATAAAGAAATTCTTTCAAGAATGAGATCCGCTAGTAACTGGAGAGCAGGACTTGTT GCTAAATCCATTGAGTTGCTACCACAATCCCAACAGCAACTAGCAAAAGCTGGAAAACTATCACCCGACTCCTATAATATATCTGGCGAACAAGTTGAAATGCCAACAAAGTCTGATCTTCCCACAGTACAACTGCCAAATTCAAGCAGCATACTGATTCCCCCATACGATGGTTCCTCTCCTCTTCTGCAGACAAATAATACAACACCATTTATATCATCAGTTCTGGAAACACCAATACCCAGCAAGTCTGTTAACAAGCCTCATTTTGAAGTTGGTAATATTGAACTTTCATCGCGTCCGCATGAAAGGTCGTCTACACAAGTTAGGTTTCACAGGAGTGCGAGATATGATGGAACCCCAACTCATGGTTTCCCTCGTGGTAGTCCAATGAGCTCCACACCATTAAAGGATATTAACCGAACTTCTTCCAAAGTGCTACCAGACAATCGCCTGTTTCATGGTCAAATGGATAAATTGTCTCCAGCAATGGAACAAAATGGGTTCAGTTACATGTCACCGCAAGCACCCAGATCTTCTCACAGGATCACGACCAATCCAATTGCTATGTCTCATGGTAGCCGTGGCTTCCCTAAGGATTCTGCACGCTCTTCTAGTAAAGAGATTCATTCTCTTAGACCAGATGACGGGTCTTGGAACATAATATCTGGAGATGATTTAATGGACACCGGTGCAAG AGAGAGGAGTTTCACCAATGAAGGAAATGTAAATGGTGGGCCACGATGGAGGTCTGATGAATCCAGCGACGAGGAAGGGGAGTATAATTTAGAGAAGGCTGTCGGAGGAGCTTCTATTACAACAGCTAGAAGAGGAATCAGAAGAAGTAGAtttgctaaaagatga
- the LOC126677539 gene encoding E3 ubiquitin-protein ligase HOS1 isoform X1, which produces MEQNLMNGRISPPTSVNRGRTARPTSTPLQPNYSSRAVQEALEHLACVNLIELCSEAKVEHCRATRDLRSCGRYVHSALISCGHASLCSECSQRCDLCPICRIPLPKNGNRLRLRLYYECIEAGLLSKTCDERFQEKEDGEDQLAADVQRLYSLFDVALDSNLVSMICHYVTDVCMDESAVSSDPVVAFLLDEVVVKDWCKRTFRSILLELQELYNLEGEEIKSQSNVLVKFSGHLAGLSNVLEVLESSFKGNLSAQLHDLQILQESILKTKQHMEIMKWCIRHQFLENVESRHDNFTSWRSIVRQRKSAATSRSWPDVVNQSADSSMQSGSLFIEDALSNFEIEQGYIQNIGEEMELASLQKDRGSFFRSKIEGVAGCYPFESLRAAVDVLFLHGSSDMVVAKQAILLYYFFDRHWTMPDETLRDIIEDFAATFGITRHALFESLVFYLLDDHKDEALKKACELLPEISSPSTHPKIVQVLLEREAPEAALMVLRCSGRDGSQMVTLREAVTAIRVRVECGLLTEAYMHQRMLCAKVKEKKRKDGLPEDSTTKLKGDYKTWEDWVEVLVSEICCLCIKIKLVDRMIELPWSLDEEKHIHKCLLECAIDDPSSTTGNLLVVFYLQRYRYGEAYQVDLELQNVERDFISKHSVDKEILSRMRSASNWRAGLVAKSIELLPQSQQQLAKAGKLSPDSYNISGEQVEMPTKSDLPTVQLPNSSSILIPPYDGSSPLLQTNNTTPFISSVLETPIPSKSVNKPHFEVGNIELSSRPHERSSTQVRFHRSARYDGTPTHGFPRGSPMSSTPLKDINRTSSKVLPDNRLFHGQMDKLSPAMEQNGFSYMSPQAPRSSHRITTNPIAMSHGSRGFPKDSARSSSKEIHSLRPDDGSWNIISGDDLMDTGASGRERSFTNEGNVNGGPRWRSDESSDEEGEYNLEKAVGGASITTARRGIRRSRFAKR; this is translated from the exons ATGGAGCAAAACCTTATGAACGGTCGGATTTCACCTCCCACCTCCGTAAATCGCGGCAGAACCGCTAGACCAACGAGTACGCCTCTCCAGCCTAACTACAGTAGCCGAGCTGTTCAA GAAGCATTGGAACACTTAGCATGTGTTAATTTAATCGAGTTATGCAGCGAAGCGAAAGTCGAGCATTGTCGTGCAACTAGAGATTTACGAAGTTGTGGACGCTATGTACATTCTGCATTGATCTCATGTGGGCATGCCTCGTTATGTTCAGAATGCAGTCAACGGTGTGATCTTTGTCCAATATGTAGAATCCCTCTTCCAAAGAATGGCAATAGGCTCCGACTTCGCCTATACTACGAGTGTATAGAGGCTGGCCTTCTTTCTAAAACGTGTGATGAAAGGTTTCAGGAGAAAGAAGACGGAGAGGATCAATTGGCTGCTGATGTTCAACGGctttactctttatttgatGTTGCTCTGGATAGTAACTTGGTTTCTATGATCTGTCACT ATGTAACAGATGTTTGTATGGATGAAAGTGCCGTGTCCAGCGACCCTGTTGTTGCTTTCTTGTTGGACGAAGTTGTTGTGAAGGATTGGTGCAAGCGAACATTCAGAAGCATTTTATTGGAACTCCAAGAGCTAT ATAACCTTGAAGGAGAAGAAATAAAGTCTCAGTCGAATGTTCTTGTTAAGTTTTCAGGACATCTGGCTGGATTGTCTAATGTTCTAGAAGTTTTGGAGTCATCATTTAAGGGTAATCTTTCAGCACAGCTTCATGACTTGCAGATCCTTCAAGAGAGCATTTTGAAGACAAAGCAG CATATGGAGATTATGAAATGGTGTATAAGGCACCAATTTTTGGAGAATGTCGAGTCTCGTCATGATAACTTTACGTCATGGCGTTCTATTGTTCGTCAGAGAAAATCAGCTGCAACTTCACGTTCTTGGCCAGATGTAGTAAATCAATCTGCGGACTCTAGTATGCAATCTGGTTCCTTGTTCATTGAAGATGCTTTGTCAAATTTTGAGATAGAACAGggatatatacaaaatataggAGAGGAAATGGAACTTGCATCTTTGCAGAAGGATCGGGGGTCATTTTTTAGGTCCAAGATAGAGGGGGTGGCAGGATGCTATCCATTTGAAAGTCTTCGAGCTGCAGTTGATGTGCTCTTTCTGCATGGGAGTTCTGATATGGTGGTTGCAAAGCAAGCAATT TTACTTTATTACTTTTTTGATCGTCATTGGACAATGCCTGATGAAACTTTGAGGGACATCATAGAAGACTTTGCAGCTACATTTGGTATAACCAGGCATGCATTATTTGAATCGCTGGTCTTTTATCTTCTAGATGACCACAAAGATGAAGCTCTTAAG aaAGCATGTGAACTTCTTCCTGAGATCTCAAGCCCATCAACTCATCCTAAGATCGTTCAAGTGTTGTTAGAGAGGGAAGCACCTGAAGCAGCTTTAATGGTCTTACGGTGCTCTGGACGTGATGGCTCTCAAATGGTTACACTTAGGGAGGCTGTTACAGCAATTCGGGTGAGGGTTGAGTGTGGACTTCTGACTGAAGCATACATGCATCAGAGAATGCTTTGTGCCAAAGTCAAGGAAAAAAAGCGGAAGGATGGACTGCCTGAAGACTCTACCACTAAGTTAAAAGGTGATTACAAGACTTGGGAGGACTGGGTGGAGGTGTTAGTAAGTGAGATTTGTTGTCTTTGCATCAAGATCAAATTGGTTGACCGCATGATAGAGTTGCCCTGGAGCTTAGATGAGGAAAAACATATTCATAAATGTCTTCTAGAATGTGCAATCGATGATCCTTCGTCAACCACCGGAAATCTTCTTGTTGTATTTTATCTTCAG cgttacaGATATGGTGAAGCATACCAAGTTGACCTGGAACTTCAGAATGTAGAGCGAGATTTTATTTCAAAGCATTCTGTCGATAAAGAAATTCTTTCAAGAATGAGATCCGCTAGTAACTGGAGAGCAGGACTTGTT GCTAAATCCATTGAGTTGCTACCACAATCCCAACAGCAACTAGCAAAAGCTGGAAAACTATCACCCGACTCCTATAATATATCTGGCGAACAAGTTGAAATGCCAACAAAGTCTGATCTTCCCACAGTACAACTGCCAAATTCAAGCAGCATACTGATTCCCCCATACGATGGTTCCTCTCCTCTTCTGCAGACAAATAATACAACACCATTTATATCATCAGTTCTGGAAACACCAATACCCAGCAAGTCTGTTAACAAGCCTCATTTTGAAGTTGGTAATATTGAACTTTCATCGCGTCCGCATGAAAGGTCGTCTACACAAGTTAGGTTTCACAGGAGTGCGAGATATGATGGAACCCCAACTCATGGTTTCCCTCGTGGTAGTCCAATGAGCTCCACACCATTAAAGGATATTAACCGAACTTCTTCCAAAGTGCTACCAGACAATCGCCTGTTTCATGGTCAAATGGATAAATTGTCTCCAGCAATGGAACAAAATGGGTTCAGTTACATGTCACCGCAAGCACCCAGATCTTCTCACAGGATCACGACCAATCCAATTGCTATGTCTCATGGTAGCCGTGGCTTCCCTAAGGATTCTGCACGCTCTTCTAGTAAAGAGATTCATTCTCTTAGACCAGATGACGGGTCTTGGAACATAATATCTGGAGATGATTTAATGGACACCGGTGCAAG TGGCAGAGAGAGGAGTTTCACCAATGAAGGAAATGTAAATGGTGGGCCACGATGGAGGTCTGATGAATCCAGCGACGAGGAAGGGGAGTATAATTTAGAGAAGGCTGTCGGAGGAGCTTCTATTACAACAGCTAGAAGAGGAATCAGAAGAAGTAGAtttgctaaaagatga
- the LOC126679274 gene encoding proline-rich receptor-like protein kinase PERK7, which yields MATAPVKPQQLHNFPLSLKWGQTTTLATASTNNHRNSQCLTPPPPPPPTTTSTLAPDSETESDPEPSQSDIRYQRQQHPPPPPRVGSRSARVQRFSFSPCATLLPNQVKNSPTASPQKSEGGNATVLDEGNNNKKKEVVEEEEEGENSRPWKLRPRKGILSGFKETTTFQVNDHQQQKENSTHFQPPKSARLRGLVESSSTASGVLGVGLGLGSGGVTVEKKEKLKFWISLSREEIEEDIFIMTGSRPSRRPKKRPKNVQKALDNTFPGMWLVGTTADSYRLIDPPVKR from the exons ATGGCTACAGCACCTGTTAAACCTCAACAGCTTCATAACTTCCCTCTCTCGCTCAAATGGGGCCAAACCACCACTCTCGCCACCGCCTCCACTAACAATCACCGCAACAGTCAGTGTCTAACACCaccgccaccaccaccaccaacaACAACATCAACACTTGCACCCGACTCCGAAACCGAATCCGACCCTGAACCATCGCAATCAGACATCCGATATCAACGACAACAacatcctcctcctcctcctcgggTCGGATCCCGTTCAGCCCGTGTACAGCGGTTTTCATTCAGCCCATGCGCTACACTCCTACCTAATCAAGTGAAAAACTCTCCAACTGCAAGCCCGCAGAAATCGGAAGGTGGAAACGCCACCGTTTTGGACGAAGGAAACAACAACAAGAAGAAGGAAGTTGTAGAAGAAGAGGAGGAAGGAGAGAATTCAAGGCCATGGAAATTAAGGCCAAGGAAAGGAATACTGAGCGGATTCAAAGAAACGACGACGTTTCAAGTGAATGATCATCAACAACAGAAGGAAAACTCAACTCACTTTCAGCCGCCAAAATCCGCGAGATTAAGAGGATTAGTAGAGTCATCATCAACAGCATCAGGAGTATTAGGAGTAGGATTAGGGTTAGGAAGCGGCGGTGTTACTGTTGAGAAGAAGGAGAAATTGAAATTCTGGATATCTTTATCGCGTGAAGAGATTGAAGAAGATATTTTCATTATGACAGGCTCTAGACCTTCTAGAAGACCTAAGAAACGTCCTAAGAACGTACAGAAAGCTCTTGAT AATACGTTTCCTGGAATGTGGTTGGTGGGTACTACTGCTGATTCTTACAGACTAATTGATCCTCCGGTTAAG AGGTGA